In the genome of Myxococcales bacterium, one region contains:
- a CDS encoding ABC transporter ATP-binding protein/permease translates to MIDRDLAESDESVVPVERAREARGDLHVVTEILPYLRPYLGRIILALFLILAAKLTNLLIPFALKGIVDQLNVEPSLLVLPVALLLAYGAARIGVTLFTELREVVFARVMARASREITLQVFRHLHGLSLKFHLGRRTGGVARDIERGGTAISDLLDWTIYTILPTALEVFLVTAVLVWAYDWGFAFITLGTLTAYSLWTFSITEWRTRFYRAAVEADTRASERAVDSLLNYETVKYFNNEAHEATRYDENLRHLENARVKAQTSLAVLNLGQTAFIAIGVTAMMWRAAAGVAAGELTIGDLVLVNAYLLQLSAPLFLLGMVYREVKQALTNMERLFGLLDERQDVQDKEGAIPLDVGRPTVSFKNVHFGYDARRKILHSVDFQIPSGGTIAVVGHSGSGKSTLTRLLYRFYDVDSGHILIDGRDVRDYTQETLRAAIAIVPQDTVLFNDTIFYNILYGRTGASRKEVEDAARAAHIHDFIMTLPDGYEAEVGERGLKLSGGEKQRVAIARALLKNPAILIFDEATSALDSHSEKSIQAELDRIQIGRTTLVIAHRLSTVMNADQILVMDEGRIVERGRHAELLGADGYYAKMWQLQQEERSGSDNGG, encoded by the coding sequence ATGATCGATCGCGACCTTGCAGAAAGCGATGAATCGGTCGTGCCGGTCGAACGAGCCAGGGAAGCCCGTGGGGATCTCCATGTAGTCACGGAGATTCTCCCATACCTGCGCCCCTACCTTGGCCGCATCATTCTCGCCCTGTTTCTGATCCTGGCTGCGAAGCTCACCAACCTGCTGATCCCTTTCGCACTCAAAGGCATCGTCGATCAGCTCAATGTCGAACCGAGCTTGCTGGTGCTACCGGTCGCATTGCTGCTGGCCTATGGCGCTGCACGCATCGGCGTCACGCTTTTTACCGAGCTGCGAGAGGTCGTGTTTGCCCGGGTGATGGCGCGGGCCTCGCGAGAAATTACGCTGCAGGTATTCCGGCATCTGCACGGTTTGAGTCTCAAGTTTCATCTCGGTCGCCGCACTGGGGGCGTTGCCCGAGATATCGAACGCGGCGGCACCGCCATTTCTGACCTGCTCGATTGGACGATCTACACCATTTTGCCTACCGCGCTCGAGGTGTTTCTCGTTACCGCGGTGCTGGTCTGGGCCTACGACTGGGGCTTCGCCTTCATTACGCTCGGAACGCTCACGGCATATTCTCTGTGGACATTTTCCATCACCGAATGGCGCACCCGTTTTTATCGCGCCGCGGTCGAAGCCGACACCCGCGCCAGCGAACGCGCGGTCGACTCCCTGCTCAACTACGAGACCGTCAAATACTTCAACAACGAGGCCCACGAAGCCACGCGCTACGACGAGAACCTGCGCCACCTCGAGAACGCCCGGGTCAAGGCGCAAACATCCCTGGCCGTGCTGAACCTCGGCCAGACCGCATTCATTGCAATTGGTGTCACGGCGATGATGTGGCGAGCTGCCGCAGGTGTGGCTGCCGGCGAACTCACGATCGGCGACCTGGTGCTGGTCAACGCCTATCTGCTGCAGTTGTCAGCACCCTTGTTCCTGCTCGGCATGGTGTATCGAGAAGTCAAACAGGCGCTGACCAACATGGAGCGCCTGTTCGGCTTGCTCGATGAGCGTCAGGACGTGCAAGATAAGGAAGGCGCCATTCCCCTCGACGTCGGTCGCCCAACCGTCAGCTTCAAAAATGTGCATTTTGGTTACGATGCGCGCCGGAAGATCTTGCACAGCGTCGACTTTCAGATTCCATCGGGGGGCACGATTGCAGTTGTCGGACATTCGGGCTCTGGAAAATCGACCCTGACCCGGCTTCTTTATCGCTTCTACGACGTCGACTCTGGCCATATCCTGATTGACGGTCGCGACGTACGCGATTACACGCAAGAGACGCTGCGCGCCGCCATTGCGATCGTTCCCCAAGATACCGTGCTGTTCAACGACACGATCTTCTACAACATTCTTTACGGCCGAACGGGGGCAAGCCGCAAAGAAGTCGAAGACGCCGCCCGGGCTGCTCACATTCACGACTTCATCATGACACTGCCCGACGGCTACGAGGCCGAGGTCGGCGAACGGGGTCTGAAGTTATCCGGCGGCGAGAAGCAGCGCGTGGCGATCGCACGCGCCCTGCTGAAAAACCCCGCTATCCTCATCTTCGACGAAGCTACCTCTGCGCTCGATTCACATTCGGAAAAATCGATTCAGGCAGAACTCGACCGCATCCAGATCGGCCGAACAACCCTCGTGATTGCCCATCGCCTTTCCACCGTCATGAACGCCGATCAAATTCTCGTGATGGACGAGGGACGCATCGTCGAACGCGGCCGGCACGCCGAATTACTCGGGGCAGACGGCTACTACGCCAAGATGTGGCAGTTGCAGCAAGAGGAACGGTCGGGATCAGACAACGGTGGATAA
- a CDS encoding aminomethyl transferase family protein, with the protein MKKLPFYDLFNRNIEADLNDYVRTHTEGEDYIVWNDYLVPNHFGDAESEYQAIRNSCAIFDVTPIRKYSIRGGDAGQFLDRLVTRPVSHSPSMRGIYVALCDEKGILKDDAILYKFADDDYLMMPSEIDHTAHFESVRRTLGLDDVTITDCKESMAGVSLQGPLSATVLHRWGMDGIEHLKPFDVKDFPLGSGSIRISRMGFTADLGYECWFAPDLYGVFEAGLLSVSKEMGIDILGYGVTAMETCRIEGGFIVPGWDCATELDPSPSRERTPYELALGWLVKLKAADFVGRDALRERKESGHRFALRSFAIETRKPPDEDGTLHTSIDGETVEIGTMPCHSYSWGMERMIGNASIQLQYADLEEAWTVIDGERLDVVLKNGPLIDLPRRTQLPAPLHEVMETS; encoded by the coding sequence GTGAAGAAGCTTCCGTTCTACGACCTGTTCAATCGCAACATTGAAGCCGATTTGAATGACTACGTCCGCACTCATACGGAGGGCGAGGACTACATCGTCTGGAACGACTACCTGGTTCCCAATCACTTCGGAGACGCGGAGTCGGAGTACCAGGCAATCAGGAACAGCTGTGCGATTTTCGACGTGACACCGATCCGCAAGTACAGCATTCGTGGCGGCGATGCGGGCCAGTTCCTGGATCGGCTGGTCACGCGACCCGTCAGCCACTCCCCTTCGATGCGTGGGATCTACGTCGCGCTCTGCGACGAGAAGGGCATCCTGAAGGACGACGCCATCCTCTACAAGTTTGCCGATGACGACTACCTCATGATGCCGTCCGAAATCGATCACACCGCACACTTCGAGTCTGTGCGCCGGACGCTTGGCCTGGATGACGTGACGATCACGGACTGCAAGGAGTCGATGGCGGGGGTGTCACTCCAAGGTCCCCTTTCCGCGACCGTGCTGCATCGTTGGGGAATGGATGGCATCGAACATCTAAAACCCTTCGACGTGAAAGACTTCCCGTTGGGGAGCGGCAGCATCCGCATTTCGCGCATGGGCTTTACCGCCGATCTCGGCTACGAGTGCTGGTTCGCCCCGGATCTCTACGGGGTATTCGAAGCGGGCCTGCTGTCCGTGAGCAAAGAGATGGGGATCGACATTCTGGGCTATGGCGTCACGGCGATGGAGACGTGTCGAATTGAAGGAGGCTTCATTGTACCCGGCTGGGATTGCGCGACGGAGCTCGACCCCTCGCCGAGCAGGGAGCGCACACCCTACGAGCTGGCCCTCGGCTGGTTGGTGAAATTGAAGGCGGCCGACTTCGTCGGCCGGGACGCACTGCGTGAGAGGAAGGAGAGTGGGCACCGATTCGCGCTCCGGAGCTTCGCAATCGAAACTCGCAAGCCACCCGATGAGGATGGGACGCTCCACACGTCAATAGACGGAGAAACGGTCGAGATCGGCACGATGCCCTGCCACAGCTATTCCTGGGGCATGGAGCGCATGATCGGCAACGCGTCCATTCAACTCCAATACGCCGACCTCGAGGAGGCGTGGACCGTGATCGATGGAGAGCGGCTCGACGTTGTATTGAAGAACGGACCGTTGATCGACCTTCCACGCCGCACCCAGCTTCCGGCGCCGCTGCACGAAGTGATGGAAACTTCGTAG
- a CDS encoding phytanoyl-CoA dioxygenase family protein, whose product MEEAERKGASVLMDQTIKDFYQKNGAALLRGVFSPEQLELLARGIEKNVAEPSPTSFSRFEGEDGRGVFTLDYGCHRWIPEYIEFAATSRLSELAAELLQSKRVCFFDDSYFIKQAGSEIKVPWHHDFTYYEIEGDILVAWIPLDSHGEHETLRLVAGSHRWGKRFPPVEFESHRDPASAGVVPKSYDPIPDIDAGDYEILSWEVEPGDCVFFNGLTLHSSRGNPTQSEQRRFNCRFVDESAVYVPNPDFPLGDGKANANVQPGQRLSEDPEHFPVLWQADTND is encoded by the coding sequence GTGGAAGAAGCGGAACGGAAAGGAGCCAGCGTGCTCATGGATCAGACGATCAAAGATTTTTATCAAAAAAACGGAGCGGCGTTATTGAGAGGCGTCTTCTCCCCCGAACAACTCGAACTCCTGGCTCGCGGTATCGAAAAAAATGTCGCAGAGCCTTCGCCAACATCCTTTTCTCGCTTCGAGGGTGAGGATGGGCGAGGCGTATTCACCCTCGACTACGGATGCCATCGTTGGATCCCGGAGTACATCGAGTTCGCGGCGACGTCCAGGCTTTCGGAACTTGCGGCCGAGTTGCTGCAGTCGAAACGCGTGTGTTTTTTTGACGACAGTTATTTCATCAAACAGGCGGGCTCAGAAATCAAGGTCCCATGGCACCACGACTTCACGTACTACGAAATCGAAGGGGACATCCTGGTCGCCTGGATCCCCCTCGATTCCCACGGCGAACACGAGACACTGCGGCTGGTTGCGGGCTCGCACCGCTGGGGAAAGCGATTTCCTCCCGTTGAATTCGAGTCGCATCGAGATCCCGCTTCAGCAGGGGTCGTGCCGAAATCCTACGATCCGATTCCCGATATCGATGCAGGGGATTACGAGATTCTCTCCTGGGAGGTAGAACCCGGAGACTGTGTTTTCTTCAACGGCCTCACCCTGCACAGCAGTCGAGGCAACCCAACGCAGTCCGAGCAGCGCCGCTTCAACTGCCGCTTCGTCGATGAATCCGCCGTCTATGTGCCGAATCCCGATTTTCCCCTTGGAGACGGAAAAGCGAATGCCAACGTGCAACCTGGGCAGCGGCTGTCCGAAGACCCGGAACACTTTCCTGTTCTTTGGCAGGCAGACACAAATGATTGA
- a CDS encoding aminotransferase class III-fold pyridoxal phosphate-dependent enzyme, translated as MARSLKKSNEQFKRAIKSMPLGVTSNFRYWGEDETIYIKRGKGGRVWDIDDNQYIDYRLGYGPAILGYADERVDAAVREGMEIGGVFALATEMEALVAERIIKMVPAAELVRYCVSGTEAVMAALRTARGYTGKDSYIMVEGGYHGMFDSVMWYLEIEEDGEPEVVPTGKGIPQHLKALLNMVPMNDANKLEDLLKAKGDQIGAFLIEPILGNAGGITANAQYVKDARELCTRHDVIMIVDEVKTGFRVARGGVQEWMGVEADLCTYAKAVANGYPISVLAGKEEIMRTIGNGVTHGGTYTAHSVSICAANKTLEILDETDALANIEAYGLKMQEGMTKILNARSIEHVFVGHASMGGLFFTEEQPTDYRDWKKTDNTLYEALAEEMLEHGVMIEPDSREPFFLCESHDEACLKETLEGFELGLDGALKKLGRS; from the coding sequence ATGGCGCGTTCGCTCAAAAAGTCGAATGAACAATTCAAACGAGCGATCAAATCGATGCCCCTCGGGGTTACCTCCAATTTCCGTTATTGGGGTGAAGACGAGACCATTTACATCAAGCGCGGCAAAGGCGGCCGTGTCTGGGATATCGACGACAACCAATACATTGACTATCGGCTCGGCTACGGCCCGGCCATCCTCGGTTACGCCGACGAGCGGGTCGACGCCGCGGTGCGCGAGGGAATGGAAATCGGTGGCGTCTTCGCCCTGGCGACGGAGATGGAAGCCCTGGTCGCCGAGCGCATCATCAAGATGGTGCCCGCCGCAGAACTGGTCCGATACTGCGTGAGTGGAACCGAGGCGGTGATGGCCGCACTGCGGACCGCACGAGGCTACACGGGCAAGGATAGTTACATCATGGTCGAGGGCGGCTACCACGGGATGTTCGATTCCGTGATGTGGTACCTCGAAATTGAGGAAGACGGCGAACCGGAGGTCGTTCCCACCGGAAAGGGGATTCCCCAGCACCTCAAGGCGCTCTTGAACATGGTTCCGATGAACGATGCCAACAAGCTCGAAGACCTGCTCAAGGCCAAGGGCGACCAGATTGGCGCGTTCTTGATCGAGCCCATTCTGGGCAACGCCGGTGGCATTACCGCCAACGCCCAGTACGTGAAGGATGCACGCGAGCTGTGTACCCGCCACGACGTCATCATGATCGTCGACGAGGTAAAGACCGGGTTCCGGGTCGCTCGCGGTGGCGTGCAGGAATGGATGGGCGTGGAAGCAGATCTCTGCACCTATGCCAAGGCCGTCGCGAATGGTTATCCCATCTCGGTCCTGGCGGGTAAAGAAGAGATCATGCGCACGATCGGCAATGGCGTCACCCACGGCGGCACCTACACGGCGCACTCCGTATCGATCTGTGCGGCGAACAAGACTCTCGAGATTCTCGACGAGACCGACGCGCTGGCGAACATCGAGGCCTACGGCCTCAAGATGCAGGAAGGCATGACCAAGATCCTGAATGCGAGGAGCATCGAGCACGTCTTCGTAGGACATGCCTCGATGGGAGGTCTCTTCTTCACCGAGGAACAACCGACCGACTATCGCGATTGGAAGAAGACGGACAACACGCTCTACGAGGCGCTCGCCGAGGAGATGCTCGAGCACGGAGTCATGATCGAGCCCGACTCCCGCGAACCCTTCTTCCTCTGCGAATCCCACGACGAAGCGTGCCTGAAGGAGACTCTCGAAGGATTCGAGCTCGGTCTCGACGGAGCGTTGAAGAAACTCGGTCGTAGCTAG
- a CDS encoding YfhO family protein: MESRTSLPDSDSKRGNFAVHAALLFAVALVFAPVVLHPTDVIYSPRSDVLSQHHPFRTLQVESLHERGRPQLWNSTSFGGMPLVGDPQAGIFYPMNWLHALAPSDGSHAWFGWNIILHLILGGWGMLAWLKGHGFDLWARLAGAFTFSFAGKWLLHIAVPGHIIFLPLAWIPWQCFFIDRILRRPEPRDCIGFALVTAFAITGFHPQLLLYSQLLVLGYGLRGCILLWRSRDTQRVDASRLKAPLVLVGSGCLALVLCAAHLLPIVDHMTYYVRGEGIPYSVAANYAITRELLQNLLLPEQGPLPNWEASIYLGIAALVLGGFALWHRPRRNALLYCLGSVIFCLWYATGGPGGLHRLMHDWLPGFSLFRFPNRMLLLIGFPLAYLVAAGTETLLRAPIRRGLAAAAITPAIAALVLVAIVQTPAALFTALALCLPGIALAIRAWGPAALAAPLLVFGLLIDQARYVIPLIHTMPIEEALGDHPLVSRLAAPLGHQRVLSINRRVRADLSPLPVTYITPAGIEGMRGFNPLVPVSTHRLLREGVGGMEPSRKTSTTVDSFPLRHRTPLDLFNIRWVISVAPIQLEGLVLRDRFPDLSVYLFELPRAMFEFNEVLLYENTRALPRAGLIPRARQVANQDQALEQLRSVDPRREVLIEDQDWTTIYPDPFRAIEVEHSGDRIRLDFDAGDGGYLLISELWYPGWRARVDGQIRELERANGFFLALEMGSGHHEVILEYWPGSLSVGLWISALGLVLLLALAGADQMLPTRRKARGIAPDKVVAP; this comes from the coding sequence ATGGAATCCCGCACATCGCTACCGGACTCCGACTCGAAACGCGGGAATTTTGCCGTTCACGCCGCTCTGCTCTTTGCCGTCGCACTGGTCTTTGCGCCCGTCGTCCTCCATCCAACGGATGTCATCTATAGCCCGCGCTCCGACGTACTGTCCCAGCATCACCCCTTTCGCACGCTTCAGGTCGAATCACTCCACGAGCGCGGACGGCCTCAGCTCTGGAACAGCACGTCCTTTGGCGGCATGCCGCTCGTCGGAGATCCCCAGGCCGGCATTTTCTATCCGATGAATTGGCTCCACGCGCTGGCGCCTTCCGATGGAAGTCACGCTTGGTTTGGCTGGAACATCATCCTGCATTTGATTCTCGGCGGCTGGGGCATGCTCGCGTGGTTGAAGGGGCACGGCTTCGACCTCTGGGCCCGACTCGCGGGCGCGTTCACCTTTTCATTCGCGGGAAAATGGCTGCTCCACATCGCGGTCCCAGGACACATCATCTTTCTTCCCCTGGCCTGGATCCCTTGGCAGTGTTTCTTCATCGATCGGATTCTGCGCCGCCCCGAACCCCGAGATTGTATTGGCTTTGCTCTCGTGACCGCGTTTGCAATCACGGGGTTTCATCCCCAGCTGCTTCTTTATTCTCAACTCCTGGTACTGGGCTATGGCCTGCGGGGCTGCATCCTTCTCTGGCGGAGTCGAGACACCCAGCGGGTAGATGCGTCGAGACTCAAGGCACCGCTGGTCCTTGTGGGTTCGGGCTGCCTCGCCCTCGTGCTCTGCGCAGCACACCTGCTTCCCATCGTCGACCACATGACCTACTACGTTCGCGGCGAGGGCATCCCCTACTCTGTCGCCGCAAACTACGCGATCACAAGGGAATTGCTCCAGAACCTGTTGCTGCCAGAGCAAGGCCCCCTGCCGAATTGGGAAGCGTCAATCTACCTGGGCATCGCCGCCCTCGTGCTGGGTGGCTTTGCGCTGTGGCACCGCCCCCGACGTAACGCCCTGCTCTACTGTCTCGGTTCAGTGATTTTCTGTCTCTGGTACGCCACCGGGGGACCCGGTGGCCTGCATCGACTGATGCACGATTGGCTTCCAGGCTTTTCACTGTTTCGCTTTCCGAATCGCATGTTGCTCCTGATCGGTTTTCCGCTCGCCTATTTGGTCGCGGCGGGAACCGAGACCCTGCTCCGGGCTCCGATCCGACGGGGCCTGGCGGCGGCGGCGATCACACCGGCGATTGCGGCGCTGGTACTGGTTGCAATCGTCCAGACCCCAGCGGCCCTGTTCACCGCCCTCGCTCTTTGCCTCCCCGGCATTGCGCTTGCGATCCGTGCGTGGGGGCCCGCCGCCCTCGCCGCGCCACTGTTGGTCTTTGGACTCCTGATTGATCAAGCTCGCTATGTCATTCCGCTGATACACACCATGCCGATCGAGGAAGCCTTGGGAGACCACCCACTTGTTTCACGTTTGGCCGCGCCCCTCGGACACCAACGCGTGCTCTCGATCAATCGAAGAGTTCGCGCCGATCTGAGCCCCTTGCCCGTGACCTACATCACGCCTGCGGGAATCGAGGGCATGCGAGGCTTCAATCCCCTGGTTCCAGTCTCGACGCATCGACTGCTCCGCGAAGGGGTTGGGGGAATGGAACCCTCCCGGAAGACCTCGACCACCGTCGATTCCTTTCCCCTGCGGCACCGCACTCCGCTGGACCTCTTCAACATTCGCTGGGTAATCTCGGTGGCCCCGATCCAACTCGAAGGACTCGTGCTTCGCGATCGCTTCCCCGATCTATCCGTCTATCTCTTTGAGTTGCCAAGAGCGATGTTCGAATTCAACGAAGTGCTTCTTTATGAAAACACCCGGGCCCTCCCCCGCGCTGGCCTGATCCCGCGAGCGCGGCAGGTTGCGAATCAGGACCAGGCGCTCGAACAACTCAGGAGCGTTGACCCGCGACGCGAAGTGCTGATCGAAGACCAGGACTGGACGACAATCTACCCGGATCCCTTTCGCGCCATCGAGGTCGAGCACTCGGGCGATCGAATCCGGCTCGACTTCGATGCCGGAGACGGGGGTTATCTGCTGATCAGCGAGTTGTGGTACCCGGGCTGGCGAGCGCGGGTCGACGGTCAGATTCGCGAACTCGAGCGCGCCAATGGCTTCTTCCTGGCTTTGGAGATGGGTTCGGGGCATCACGAGGTCATTCTCGAGTATTGGCCAGGCTCCCTCAGTGTCGGCCTGTGGATCAGCGCATTGGGTCTCGTGTTACTCCTCGCGCTAGCCGGGGCGGATCAGATGTTGCCCACTCGTCGCAAAGCCAGAGGAATCGCACCCGACAAAGTCGTTGCTCCATAG
- a CDS encoding PQQ-dependent sugar dehydrogenase, translating to MKRRLATAIVAFVLALSSAMALADSRTEWAVRPGISLEVFATDFVLPVMIAIVPEPGPEPEDPFLFVTELAGTIRVVTNDGSVHDFAKDFFELEMPVDLPKAAGAMGLTGITLDPATGYIFATFAYQAKSKRRYNNIIRFETKPHTFSLKPTGSMMFTDALRSGRSNFTRNPNGHQIGACLVDGDKLYVGVGDGEMSRRSRNKRSLFGKVLCLTLDGKPHPENPFHDDKGAASLIHTLGLRNPFGMVEIDGRIFVGDNGPGVDRIVEAHKGMDYLYDGSDASIGLNALAVLSPARGMGQMGYLERNTSFAPAGLGEGFLLARTGPPEILIEGEYPAVTWLGFDPDRTRVTTPERTVVEYIGTDQQCLNALAVGKDEIFFAPLFSDGKPGPVSIYRMRYDPKNPAPEILGAPRTGLAVIKQRRCLGCHSFRGRGGKRAPALDPKDLIPRLHARIGTAEYTQKLASWSPDDDGFRDARKSVLAADGDERIRRWITEHVMEPRFDSKNATMPALGVNRREAEMLAAYLLEAYHSSAIVEPE from the coding sequence ATGAAGCGTCGTCTCGCGACCGCGATCGTAGCTTTCGTGCTTGCACTGAGTTCGGCGATGGCCCTCGCGGACAGTCGCACGGAGTGGGCTGTTCGTCCAGGTATTTCGCTCGAGGTTTTTGCGACCGACTTCGTCCTGCCCGTCATGATCGCGATCGTTCCCGAGCCGGGACCAGAGCCGGAGGACCCCTTCCTCTTCGTGACCGAACTTGCAGGAACCATTCGCGTCGTCACCAACGACGGATCGGTGCATGATTTCGCGAAGGACTTCTTCGAACTCGAGATGCCGGTCGATCTTCCGAAAGCCGCAGGCGCCATGGGACTGACAGGAATCACCCTCGACCCTGCAACTGGCTATATCTTCGCGACCTTCGCCTACCAGGCAAAGTCGAAGCGCCGATACAACAACATCATTCGCTTCGAAACCAAGCCCCATACGTTTTCGCTGAAGCCGACGGGCAGCATGATGTTCACTGACGCCCTGCGAAGCGGGAGATCGAATTTCACCCGCAATCCGAACGGGCATCAGATCGGAGCGTGCCTCGTAGATGGAGACAAGCTCTACGTTGGCGTCGGAGACGGTGAGATGAGCAGGCGTTCCCGCAATAAACGCTCGCTCTTCGGCAAAGTGCTGTGCCTGACGCTCGACGGTAAGCCGCATCCGGAAAATCCATTTCACGACGACAAGGGCGCTGCGTCATTGATCCACACCCTCGGGCTCCGCAACCCGTTTGGGATGGTCGAAATTGACGGGCGTATCTTCGTGGGGGACAACGGTCCAGGGGTCGACCGGATCGTCGAAGCACACAAGGGGATGGACTACCTCTATGACGGATCCGATGCATCGATCGGATTGAACGCACTCGCGGTCCTCTCCCCCGCACGCGGGATGGGACAGATGGGTTACCTCGAGCGCAATACTTCCTTCGCGCCTGCGGGACTCGGAGAGGGCTTCTTGCTCGCGCGCACGGGGCCTCCCGAGATCCTGATTGAGGGTGAGTACCCGGCTGTTACCTGGCTCGGATTCGACCCCGACCGTACCCGGGTGACGACCCCCGAGCGAACGGTGGTCGAGTACATCGGAACCGACCAACAGTGCCTCAACGCGCTGGCAGTCGGGAAAGATGAAATCTTCTTTGCGCCGCTCTTCAGCGACGGCAAACCCGGCCCGGTGTCGATCTATCGGATGCGCTACGACCCGAAGAACCCGGCACCGGAAATCTTGGGGGCTCCGCGCACGGGCCTCGCTGTCATCAAGCAACGCCGCTGCCTCGGCTGCCACAGTTTCCGGGGCAGGGGCGGCAAGCGAGCGCCTGCCCTGGATCCGAAGGATCTGATCCCGCGGCTCCACGCAAGGATCGGAACCGCTGAGTACACCCAGAAGCTCGCCAGTTGGAGCCCCGACGACGACGGATTTCGAGACGCGCGCAAGTCGGTGCTGGCTGCGGACGGCGACGAGCGCATTCGTCGTTGGATCACCGAGCACGTCATGGAGCCGCGCTTCGACTCCAAGAACGCGACCATGCCGGCCCTGGGCGTGAATCGCAGAGAGGCCGAAATGCTCGCCGCCTATCTCCTGGAGGCCTATCACTCTTCTGCGATCGTCGAGCCTGAATAG
- a CDS encoding class I SAM-dependent methyltransferase, whose product MLSHRHSFGEYEIRTCQACGLSQLDPLPSTETTINLYADGYFAGTGAIGYSDYADQEREYRATFAEDLRSLSPYLAAGASALDVGCGFGWFVDGALAAGYDAIGIDFSREAVERAAQILPGRVFHGAINDVAELRDRRFDLIFSSHVIEHIPEPHVFMADLVDRLNEGGVIALVTPNIESALARISGRRWVSFKLPEHVSYYSPSTIRRLLETAGLEVVSVEPAYQYYALPFLMHRIRELIHPIGKLIPRIESSALLRNRMVRVTSGSLRVIARRPVSSPGPLFDLDRAELAL is encoded by the coding sequence GTGCTTTCTCATCGCCACTCGTTCGGTGAATACGAGATCCGCACTTGCCAGGCCTGCGGACTGAGCCAGCTCGATCCCCTGCCTTCGACCGAGACGACAATCAACTTATACGCTGACGGTTATTTCGCAGGAACGGGCGCGATCGGCTATTCGGATTACGCTGACCAGGAGCGTGAGTACCGAGCCACTTTCGCCGAGGACCTCCGCTCACTATCCCCTTATCTAGCGGCCGGGGCTTCGGCGCTCGATGTCGGCTGTGGCTTTGGTTGGTTCGTTGATGGAGCCTTGGCAGCGGGCTACGACGCGATCGGCATTGACTTTTCACGCGAGGCAGTGGAGCGGGCCGCACAGATCCTGCCAGGCCGCGTCTTTCATGGCGCGATCAATGATGTCGCCGAGCTGCGAGACCGGCGCTTCGATCTCATCTTCTCATCCCACGTGATCGAACATATCCCCGAGCCGCACGTTTTCATGGCCGATCTTGTCGACCGCCTGAATGAGGGCGGAGTGATTGCACTCGTTACACCGAACATTGAGAGCGCGCTGGCACGAATCTCGGGTAGACGCTGGGTCTCATTCAAACTGCCCGAGCACGTATCCTATTACTCGCCTTCAACCATCAGGCGCCTGCTCGAGACTGCCGGCCTCGAGGTTGTCAGCGTAGAGCCCGCGTACCAATATTACGCGCTGCCGTTCTTGATGCATCGCATCCGCGAACTGATACATCCAATCGGCAAGTTGATCCCACGAATCGAATCGAGCGCGTTGCTCCGCAACCGAATGGTTCGCGTAACCAGCGGATCGCTTCGTGTGATCGCAAGACGCCCAGTCTCCTCGCCGGGCCCTCTGTTCGATCTTGACCGTGCCGAGTTGGCTCTATAG